In a genomic window of Zingiber officinale cultivar Zhangliang chromosome 9B, Zo_v1.1, whole genome shotgun sequence:
- the LOC122023959 gene encoding spastin-like, which produces MSLLRDLVDSFSGFFSPSADHSPPSSSTNGATDSLPSAAPPDVVAERVALKLKGYFDLAKEEIDMAVRAEEWGLADDAIAHYRNAQRVMLEAKAVRVPDVLSLREKSQANTYRQKISKWQQQVADRLQVLSLRTAEPSTKPYPSTSSSRPTMSRVPTARKATKILPSQKNGIENSKPVSKNQDSRLVEMINTAIVDRSPAVKWDDVAGLDKAKQTLMEMVILPTKRRDLFTGLRKPARGLLLFGPPGNGKTMLAKAVASESEATFFNVSASSLTSKWVGEAEKLVRTLFEVAVARQPSVIFMDEIDSVLSNRVANENDASRRLKSEFLVQFDGVTSNQNDLVIVIGATNKPQELDDAVLRRLVKRIYIPLPDENVRKLLLKNQLKGRAYSLPSGDLEKLARITDGYSGSDLQALCEEAAMMPIRELDPQNILTISASQVRPLRFGDFQKAMVVIRPSLQKSKWEELQRWNEEFGSN; this is translated from the exons ATGAGCCTCCTCCGTGATCTGGTCGATTCCTTCTCCGGATTCTTCTCCCCCTCAGCTGACCACTCGCCGCCGAGCTCCTCCACCAACGGCGCCACGGATTCCCTTCCCTCCGCCGCGCCTCCCGATGTCGTCGCCGAGCGCGTTGCCCTCAAGCTCAAGGGATACTTCGATCTGGCCAAGGAGGAGATTGACATGGCCGTTCGGGCCGAGGAGTGGGGCCTTGCAGACGACGCCATCGCTCACTACCGAAACGCGCAGCGCGTCATGCTCGAGGCTAAGGCCGTCCGAGTCCCAGATGTCCTCTCTTTGAG GGAGAAGAGCCAGGCTAACACCTATCGGCAAAAGATATCCAAATGGCAGCAGCAGGTCGCGGATAGACTACAGGTGCTATCGCTGAGGACAG CTGAGCCGTCCACTAAG CCCTACCCAAGCACTAGTTCAAGCAGACCTACCATGTCTAGGGTTCCTACTGCACGGAAAGCTACAAAAATCTTGCCTAGTCAGAAGAATGGTATTGAAAACTCAAAACCAGTATCCAAAAATCAGGATTCCCGTCTGGTTGAAATGATTAACACTGCAATAGTGGACAGAAGCCCCGCTGTTAAATGGGATGATGTTG CTGGTCTTGACAAGGCCAAGcaaactcttatggaaatggtaaTTTTACCGACTAAAAGAAGAGACCTTTTTACCGGTCTTCGAAAACCAGCTAGAG GTCTTCTCCTCTTTGGTCCACCTGGCAATGGGAAAACAATGCTTGCCAAAGCTGTTGCATCAGAATCAGAAGCAACGTTTTTTAATGTTTCTGCTTCATCTTTAACTTCAAAATGG GTTGGAGAAGCTGAGAAGCTTGTTCGAACTCTTTTTGAGGTTGCTGTTGCTAGGCAGCCATCTGTAATCTTCATGGATGAA ATAGACAGTGTTTTGTCCAATAGAGTTGCTAATGAGAATGATGCAAGTAGAAGGCTGAAGTCAGAGTTCCTAGTCCAGTTTGATGGGGTGACTTCAAATCAGAATGATTTGGTAATCGTGATTG GTGCAACTAATAAGCCTCAGGAATTAGATGATGCTGTTCTACGTAGGCTG GTTAAGAGAATATACATCCCACTACCAGATGAAAATGTGAGGAAACTACTCCTCAAGAATCAACTAAAAGGAAGAGCATATTCCTTGCCAA GTGGCGATCTGGAAAAACTTGCCAGGATTACAGATG GGTATTCTGGGAGTGATTTACAAGCCTTGTGTGAAGAAGCTGCCATGATGCCCATCAGAGAGTTGGATCCTCAGAATATTCTTACGATAAGTGCTAGCCAG GTGAGGCCATTAAGATTCGGAGATTTTCAGAAAGCAATGGTAGTGATCAGACCAAGCTTACAGAAGAGCAAGTGGGAGGAGCTGCAGCGATGGAATGAAGAATTCGGTTCAAATTGA